A part of Sediminispirochaeta bajacaliforniensis DSM 16054 genomic DNA contains:
- a CDS encoding DeoR/GlpR family DNA-binding transcription regulator, translating into MQDSKNFAEERHERIMEILMQETSIEVSALAKLLNVTDATIRRDLKYLESKEKLYRTHGGAIYREEPIFWQTTTIEHRAKEHPEEKKRIARYVVSIVNDHDSLMIDGGSTNTAIAEELAKTRHNLMVVTNSQHIGEIIMNGIGENQAIIIGGELMYQTQNTVGPIAVNMIKNFRLDKAIISTTSIMPDQGCFSANPQEGEIKKQMILNANEVYIVVDSSKIGKYALYQFSDLNDIDAVITDAKIRKRDLETFHQKQIDVRLAY; encoded by the coding sequence GTGCAAGATTCCAAAAATTTTGCTGAAGAACGTCATGAGCGAATCATGGAAATCCTGATGCAGGAAACCAGCATCGAAGTATCTGCATTGGCAAAACTTCTCAATGTAACGGACGCCACCATACGACGGGATTTAAAATACCTTGAATCAAAAGAAAAGCTCTACAGAACTCACGGCGGGGCCATCTACAGAGAAGAGCCCATCTTTTGGCAAACCACCACAATAGAACATCGGGCAAAAGAGCATCCCGAAGAAAAAAAGCGGATTGCACGCTATGTTGTCTCGATCGTCAATGATCACGACAGTTTAATGATCGATGGAGGAAGTACCAATACCGCTATTGCCGAAGAACTGGCAAAAACACGGCACAACCTCATGGTGGTCACAAACTCGCAACATATCGGTGAAATCATCATGAATGGGATTGGAGAAAACCAGGCCATCATCATCGGTGGTGAGCTTATGTATCAGACCCAGAATACCGTCGGTCCGATCGCCGTCAATATGATCAAGAATTTCAGGCTTGATAAAGCCATCATCAGTACGACAAGCATCATGCCTGATCAGGGTTGTTTTTCGGCAAATCCTCAGGAGGGCGAGATCAAGAAACAAATGATACTAAATGCCAATGAGGTCTATATTGTCGTCGACAGCTCAAAGATCGGGAAATATGCCTTGTACCAGTTTAGTGATCTCAACGACATCGATGCGGTCATTACCGATGCTAAGATCCGTAAACGTGATCTGGAAACCTTTCATCAAAAACAGATCGACGTACGATTAGCCTATTAA